The Manihot esculenta cultivar AM560-2 chromosome 17, M.esculenta_v8, whole genome shotgun sequence genome contains the following window.
gacaaaaaattaattaaaaaaattaatcaaagttAATTGCACTGGTCCTTATTCATGAAGATCCTTGTGTTTGTTTATCGCTCTGGAAAAAGACAAGCTTCTCATCTTTATTCCGTTCGTGCGAGCTTCTTCTCCGGCCACTTCAATCAAGTTTTTTACAATTGCATCGGTCGCCGTCGACAAGAACTCCGACCAGTCCCTGCACATAAAATCATCACATATAGGACTCAGAATATAGAATAACCAGTGAATTCGAATCTCAAAATATGGAGTTCAGATATGAAGAAAGATCAGTTATATACCCTTTATGAGAATCAAATGTAAGTCCCACCGTGTACTTTGCCTCTTCAAGAGCATTTGTAAATCTTTGAAGCTCCTGGGGAAGGCAGGTTCCGTTGTCCTTAACTCGAAGCTGAGAAGGTTTCACGTCGCAAAAAATGGGAATAACTCGTTTTTTCGTTTCCATTATCAAAGCCAACTCGTGGAGGCAAAAATAAGAATCGCAATAACGAGGGGAAAGAACAGCAACGCCAATCTTGCACTCGCCGATAGCTGAATCAATCTTGTCAAACAACCTATCACCAGGTTTCATGTTCTTGCTATCCAAGAAAGGGTTAAGGCCGAGTCTTGAAAGATGGTCAAAGAGCAATCCTGCAATGGTTCTCTTGGTATCAATTCCTCTATGAttaatgaaaacatcacagGGTAGTGGTCTAATGCTGGGTTTGTGAAgaaggaggtggtggtggtggtgcaaGATTTTACGAGACAAGTCCTTAGCTGTGGAGGGCAATCTTTGCATGGCTCCTTGAAGAAGCTAaagctaaagaaaaaaaaaaggatttggCGTAAAAATTAGGTAGTAAGGGTTTTGATTAGATGATCAATTGGTCCCTTGATTGAAATGGGGTTGGTGGGTATTTATATGTCAATAAGAGAACGAGAGGTTTTagtattgaaaagaaaaagaattcaaAAAAGGACCAGAAGAAGAGAAAATACGAGGTAGTTGTCTTGATTTGGAGGAGAAACATAGAGCAGAGAAGCATCAAAAGTAAAGAAGTTTGAAAATTTTGACTCCATGATCGATGTAGCCGCTCTTGCATGCTTCAATCCTTCAAACAcgtctgtttttttttttttccctcctcttcttcttcctttctgataatttttttttattataatatttcttGTTTGGTTTTTCTGGGGTgtgatttgatttatttttcctTACATTTTGATTAGGCAATTCATTATTTTGTAAACTTTAATGTAATGACATTAAAATTACCTTAATAATGTTAAGTCTTTGAATTTAAATCTTAATAGCatcaaaaatacaaaaatttctcaactttctatttattatattaCTACTTCTGACCTACAATaattatagattttttaaaaaaattatttatcactttaaaaattttaagttatttatacataaaatgaattttaaaaaaataattaactagtaattaaaaatatgtataattattttatacaaatattttcatcctattaatttatcatatttGTCAATATAATTTAGTGAGCGTTTTGTATATAAAACTCAGCGTTTTTGCCAAGGAAATAGGGTGCAGTGCTAGGGATCTTCCGGCGTTTACTATACCGTCGGTGAGTGGACTCGGGCAAAGGTCGGTTCAAAATTGAAACTAATCTACAGTTGaatcaatttcatttttatattataattaatcagACTTAAactgtatttaaaaataaaaaggaaaaaaaaaactgttgaATTTGATCAAACCGAAAGGAAACAACGAGTTCAAACAATTCAAACATGACCTTCTAAAGCTTGAACTCATAATTTTCAATTCTAGTCTAATTCAGTTCATTGCCCACATGTAAGACTTggtcataattattttaaaattaatatattgtaCTTTTTTAAAGaactaaattaatatttttttcaaaaataaatttggtAGCTAGGTTTGATGGGTATGTTTAGAACAAAAATCATGCcagattatttttttttaattttaaattattagccatattttataaaataaagtatttatcatttcattaataataataatttaataacataAACTATTGATGAAATGAATTAAAAGTTATATGTACGCATGTAGCCAAAGAAAAcaggaaaaaggaaggaaggaATTAGTCCACCAACGCAAAAGTTATGGAGACATGACTGTGAAATTGAACAGAGGAAGGTGGGCTCTTACACTCGCTGAACATCCAAACACTGTGGAccgttttataaaattaaaaaaattaattaatattttacaatCATAACGCAAGTGACGTTGGTCTATTGCACCCAGTATTTAAGTCAAGCCAGtttaaataaaacttaattCAGACATTGTTTGGTACAaatgattttctttttataaatacattttagaatgattgatataaattaataaaataaaattaaaattcttttttaaataCACACTGATATCATGAAATTTAGATAATACAGTTTTCATTATgatcataaatttaaatagagagaaagatattattttcttttatttactaGTGACGTCTA
Protein-coding sequences here:
- the LOC110604534 gene encoding TIR-only protein yields the protein MQRLPSTAKDLSRKILHHHHHLLLHKPSIRPLPCDVFINHRGIDTKRTIAGLLFDHLSRLGLNPFLDSKNMKPGDRLFDKIDSAIGECKIGVAVLSPRYCDSYFCLHELALIMETKKRVIPIFCDVKPSQLRVKDNGTCLPQELQRFTNALEEAKYTVGLTFDSHKGDWSEFLSTATDAIVKNLIEVAGEEARTNGIKMRSLSFSRAINKHKDLHE